The following proteins come from a genomic window of Pseudochaenichthys georgianus chromosome 17, fPseGeo1.2, whole genome shotgun sequence:
- the LOC117461855 gene encoding protocadherin-8-like codes for MGEAGWNGLLALMCVSLVSLAAITQGKTVKYQTFEEDAPGTVIGNLAKDISSTAFSSGGPRTNFRMMKQFNSSFIRLRESDGQLSIGERIDRERICKHILHCLIAFDVVSFAKEQFKLVHVEVEVKDINDNSPKFPRKESSLEISENTAVGTRIPLDFAVDEDVGSNYIQSYQISVNSHFSIDVLSRADGVKYAELVLMKELDRETQASYALELVAMDGGNPSRTGTTRINVKVKDYNDNSPVFDRASFSVDLTEDAPVGFLLLDLNAEDPDEGMNGEVVYGFGHQVPADIRQLFRVDRKTGRLTLESQIDFESKTTYEFDVQATDLGPNPSPAICKIVVQVQDVNDNAPEISITPMTSITAGIAYITETAARESFVALVSTSDRDSGANGQVHCTLYGHDHFRLQQAYEDSFMIVSTMPLDREKIPEYNLTVVAEDLGSPPFRTITQYTIRLTDENDNAPVFSKRVYEVSVVENNAPGAYITTVVARDMDMGSNGKVSYKLADTYFMGSPISTFVSLDPASGSLYALRSFNYEVVKQLELRVTASDGGSPPLTGSSNVYIRVVDQNDNAPVIIQPPLNNGSAEVLLPRDAPTGYVITRVDARDADEGVNAELSYGLATGEPSMFSVNKRTGEIYLNQVLSHDVDETLSVTLTVSDNGRPALTSTATLHFLIIAGSPPSDRTVYQAGSVDDVHAQWDLSVVIIVVLAGSCTLLLLAIILIATTCNRRKRDKSGDDSDSYGEKGTLERARNHVADNPLLPLHAAGGEAGFEGHSYSSQPGGFTSAHPGGIDMCSASDDGSEVPCVYDSDTNSKPRRSKHEGYSTLPGYGNGKEAVRPITIWKGNSYTTISARDPAFSGKDSGKGDSDFNDSDSEVSGDTGLKKDGAVVPPMGGQNALWACTSECKVLGHSDRCWSPSAVRAHAAPSPAPTLSSFSSHSKTASLPRDPNRRDNVYPAQIPKTVGLQSVYEKVLHREYDYVLVTPPVRVQEISDISDITIPVYTPTLTHCPIEEV; via the exons ATGGGAGAAGCAGGGTGGAACGGGCTGTTGGCGCTTATGTGCGTGTCTTTGGTAAGCCTGGCTGCTATCACGCAGGGGAAAACGGTGAAATATCAGACATTTGAAGAAGACGCACCGGGGACAGTGATTGGAAACTTGGCCAAGGACATTTCCTCCACAGCCTTCTCCTCGGGGGGCCCCAGGACCAATTTCAGGATGATGAAACAGTTCAACTCCTCTTTCATCCGTCTGAGGGAGAGCGACGGACAGCTGAGCATCGGGGAGAGGATAGACAGGGAGCGGATCTGCAAACACATCCTGCACTGCCTCATCGCTTTCGACGTGGTCAGCTTCGCCAAGGAGCAATTCAAACTCGTACACGTAGAGGTGGAGGTCAAGGACATCAACGACAACTCCCCCAAGTTCCCCCGGAAAGAGTCGAGTCTGGAGATCTCCGAGAACACAGCGGTGGGCACGCGGATCCCGCTGGACTTTGCGGTGGATGAGGACGTGGGCTCGAACTACATCCAAAGCTACCAGATCTCAGTTAACAGCCACTTTTCAATCGACGTGCTCAGCAGGGCCGACGGGGTTAAATATGCAGAGCTGGTGCTTATGAAGGAGCTGGACCGGGAGACGCAGGCTTCTTACGCGCTGGAGCTGGTCGCTATGGACGGAGGCAACCCGTCCCGCACCGGAACAACGCGCATCAACGTCAAGGTGAAAGATTACAACGACAACAGCCCGGTGTTCGACCGGGCCAGCTTCTCCGTGGATCTGACCGAGGACGCACCAGTTGGCTTCCTCCTGCTGGACCTGAACGCGGAGGACCCGGACGAGGGGATGAACGGAGAGGTGGTGTACGGGTTCGGTCACCAGGTGCCTGCAGATATAAGGCAACTCTTCAGAGTCGACCGGAAGACCGGACGGCTCACCCTGGAGAGTCAGATTGACTTTGAAAGTAAAACCACGTACGAGTTTGACGTCCAGGCAACCGATCTGGGTCCGAACCCGAGCCCTGCCATCTGCAAAATCGTAGTGCAGGTGCAGGACGTGAACGACAACGCACCGGAGATCTCCATCACCCCGATGACGTCCATCACGGCAGGGATCGCGTACATCACCGAGACTGCGGCCAGAGAGAGTTTCGTGGCTCTGGTCAGCACCTCCGACAGAGACTCGGGCGCTAACGGGCAGGTGCACTGCACGCTGTACGGACACGATCACTTCAGACTCCAGCAGGCGTACGAGGACAGCTTCATGATCGTGAGCACGATGCCCTTAGACCGGGAGAAAATCCCCGAATATAACCTCACAGTAGTGGCGGAGGACCTGGGCTCCCCGCCCTTCAGGACCATCACTCAGTACACCATCAGACTGACAGACGAGAACGACAACGCTCCGGTGTTCAGTAAACGTGTGTATGAGGTATCCGTGGTGGAGAACAACGCGCCCGGTGCATACATCACCACTGTGGTGGCGCGGGACATGGACATGGGGTCAAACGGGAAGGTCAGCTACAAACTTGCGGACACATACTTTATGGGCTCCCCCATCTCCACCTTCGTGTCTCTGGACCCCGCCAGCGGCTCGCTTTACGCGCTGCGCAGCTTCAACTATGAGGTGGTGAAACAGCTGGAGCTGCGCGTCACGGCCAGCGACGGCGGCTCCCCTCCTCTGACCGGCAGCTCCAACGTGTACATAAGGGTAGTGGACCAGAACGATAACGCACCGGTGATCATCCAGCCACCTCTcaataacggctccgcggagGTCCTGCTGCCCCGGGACGCACCGACTGGCTACGTCATCACCCGAGTGGACGCGCGGGATGCAGATGAAGGTGTGAACGCAGAGCTGTCATACGGGCTGGCCACTGGCGAGCCCTCCATGTTCTCCGTGAACAAACGCACCGGGGAGATCTACCTCAACCAGGTGCTCAGCCACGACGTGGACGAAACCCTGAGCGTGACCTTAACGGTGAGCGACAACGGGAGGCCCGCGCTCACCTCCACCGCCACGCTCCACTTCCTCATCATCGCAGGCTCCCCGCCGAGCGACAGGACAGTGTACCAGGCCGGCAGCGTGGACGATGTGCACGCGCAGTGGGACCTGTCCGTGGTGATTATCGTTGTCCTCGCGGGGAGCTGCACGCTCCTGCTGCTCGCCATCATCCTCATCGCCACCACCTGCAACCGGCGCAAACGCGACAAGAGCGGAGACGACAGCGACTCATACGGGGAGAAGGGCACGCTGGAGCGGGCCAGGAACCACGTGGCAGACAACCCGCTCCTGCCTCTGCACGCGGCCGGGGGAGAAGCTGGCTTTGAGGGTCACTCCTACAGCAGCCAGCCCGGGGGCTTCACCTCGGCTCACCCCGGGGGAATCGACATGTGCTCGGCCTCAGATGACGGCAGCGAGGTGCCCTGTGTGTATGACTCAGACACCAACAGCAAGCCTCGAAGGAGTAAACACGAG GGATACTCTACTCTGCCTGGCTATGGGAACGGTAAAGAGGCAGTGAGGCCCATCACTATCTGGAAGGGGAACTCTTACACCACCATCTCTGCCAGGGACCCCGCCTTCAGTGGCAAAGACAGTGGCAAGGGGGACAGTGACTTCAATGACAGTGACAGTGAAGTCAGTGGAGACACTGGACTGAAGAAAGACGGAGCAGTGGTTCCTCCCATGGGTGGCCAAAATG CTCTGTGGGCTTGCACCAGTGAATGTAAGGTCCTGGGTCACTCAGATCGCTGCTGGAGCCCCTCAGCAGTCAGAGCCCATGCAGCTCCatctccagcccccaccctctcctCCTTCAGCAGCCACTCCAAAACAGCCTCCTTGCCCCGGGACCCCAACCGCCGGGACAACGTCTACCCGGCCCAGATCCCTAAAACAGTGGGTCTGCAGAGCGTGTACGAGAAGGTGCTGCACAGGGAGTACGACTACGTTCTGGTCACCCCACCTGTGAGGGTGCAGGAGATCAGCGACATCAGCGACATCACCATCCCCGTCTACACCCCCACCCTGACACACTGTCCCATCGAGGAGGTCTAA